The following is a genomic window from Pelobacter seleniigenes DSM 18267.
GAACAGGAGCTTGAGGCGATCATGCCGTTTGTTGGTGAAGAGATAAAGGGCCCCTTGGTAAGGATCGCTACCGAGATGTTCCTGAACAACAGCGGCCAGCCCGTTAAAACTTTTGCGCATGTCTTGCGGTTCAAGGGCCACAAAAACCTTAAGGGCGCCGGCAAAGCTTAGCATGTGCAGTCCAGGTATTTCAGCAGGGCTGCAACCAGGGGGAATTGCTCCGGCCGGGTGACTGTGACGCTGGCACCACCTGGCAGAGAGATGCTCAACCCGACAGGATCGGAATCAGGACAGCGAACCTCAACCTCCTCGAAAAAGGTCGCGGACTTATTTTCGGTAGCTTGTCGTTGGCGCCGACGCATCTGTCGCCAATGGGCGAAGGTGGTGTAGCGAATGCCATGGAGCCGAGCAAAAGCGGCTCCGCTCATACTGGTTTGTTCAAAAGCATCCAGCCACGCATCACGTTGTTCCGGGCTGGTCGGCTCACGGCGACCGAGGGTATCGGTTTTGAGAATTGTCAGGTCAT
Proteins encoded in this region:
- the tnpA gene encoding IS66 family insertion sequence element accessory protein TnpA, which translates into the protein MTPNDLTILKTDTLGRREPTSPEQRDAWLDAFEQTSMSGAAFARLHGIRYTTFAHWRQMRRRQRQATENKSATFFEEVEVRCPDSDPVGLSISLPGGASVTVTRPEQFPLVAALLKYLDCTC